A genomic region of Sciurus carolinensis chromosome 7, mSciCar1.2, whole genome shotgun sequence contains the following coding sequences:
- the LOC124988672 gene encoding cysteine-rich secretory protein 2-like has translation MALLPVVLLLIATLLPSLSADGKDPAFTSLLTTQTQVQTEIVNKHNELRKSVSPPASNMLKMEWNKEATTNAQKWANKCTLQHSDQEERHTTTKCGENLYMSSDPASWSTAIQSWYDESRDFTYGAGPKNPFTIVGHYTQVVWYSSFRVGCGIAYCPKQESLKYFYVCQYCPAGNNMSKKNTPYQKGKPCASCPNNCENGLCTNSCEFEDLLSNCESLKSTAGCEHELLKEKCKATCQCENKIY, from the exons ATGGCTTTACTCCCGGTGGTGCTACTTCTCATTGCTACGCTGCTTCCATCTTTATCTGCTGATGGAAAG gaTCCAGCTTTTACTTCTTTGTTAACCACTCAAACCCAAGTGCAAACGGAGATTGTAAACAAACACAATGAACTAAGGAAATCAGTCTCTCCCCCTGCCAGCAACATGTTAAAAATG GAATGGAACAAAGAAGCAACAACAAATGCCCAAAAGTGGGCAAATAAGTGTACTTTACAGCACAGTGATCAAGAAGAACGACATACCA CTACAAAATGTGGCGAGAATCTCTACATGTCAAGTGACCCTGCTTCCTGGTCAACTGCAATCCAAAGCTGGTATGATGAGAGCCGTGATTTTACCTATGGTGCAGGACCAAAGAATCCTTTCACAATTGTTGGACATTATACTCAG GTTGTTTGGTATTCGTCCTTCCGCGTTGGATGTGGAATTGCCTACTGTCCCAAACAAGAGAGTCTAAAATACTTCTATGTTTGCCAGTACTGTCCTGC TGGTAATAACATGAGTAAAAAGAATACCCCGTATCAAAAAGGAAAACCTTGTGCCAGTTGTCCTAATAACTGTGAAAATGGACTATGCA CCAATAGTTGTGAATTTGAAGATCTCCTTAGTAACTGTGAGTCCTTGAAGAGCACAGCTGGCTGTGAACATGAACTGCTCAAGGAAAAGTGCAAGGCTACTTGCcaatgtgaaaacaaaatttactaa
- the LOC124989291 gene encoding LOW QUALITY PROTEIN: heterochromatin protein 1-binding protein 3-like (The sequence of the model RefSeq protein was modified relative to this genomic sequence to represent the inferred CDS: substituted 1 base at 1 genomic stop codon), with protein sequence MPRPEHNARRSGVKGTFISETPLKPPVASLLVTSAAVRKMVTYCGQVYLSKLYEDEKDQSKEKEKKVKKMIPSWATLSASQLARAQKQTPMTSSPRPKMDAILTEAIKACFQKSGASVIAIRKYIIHKYPSLELERRGYLLKQVLKRELNRGVIKQVKGKGASGSFVVVQKSRKTPQKSRNTKRNSAVDPEPQVKLEDVLPLAFTRLHEPKEASYSLIRKYVSQYYPKLRVDIRPQLLKNALQRAVVRGQLEQITGKGASGTFQLKKSGEKPLLGGSLMEYAILSAIAAMNEPKTCSNTALKKYVLENDPGTNSNYQMHLLKKTVQKREKNGWMEQISGKGFSDTFXLCFPYYLSPGVLFPKKEPDDSKDEDEDEDESSEDDSEDEEPPPKRSLQKETPAKSPGKAASMKQRESKPTPAQRGKARPLPKKVPPKAKTPAKKARPSPSVIKKPSGTPSKKPEANSRKEVKSPGKGKSTMKKSFKAKK encoded by the coding sequence TTTATCTGAGTAAATTGTATGAGGATGAGAAAGACCAgtctaaagaaaaggagaagaaagtgaaaaaaatgatacCTTCCTGGGCTACCCTTTCTGCCAGCCAGCTAGCCAGGGCCCAGAAGCAAACACCGATGACTTCCTCCCCACGTCCCAAGATGGATGCAATCCTAACTGAAGCCATTAAGGCATGCTTCCAGAAGAGTGGTGCATCAGTGATTGCTATTCGAAAATATATCATCCATAAGTATCCTTCTCTGGAGCTGGAGAGAAGGGGATACCTCCTTAAACAAGTCCTGAAAAGAGAATTGAATAGAGGAGTCATCAAACAGGTAAAAGGAAAAGGTGCATCTGGAAGTTTTGTTGTGGTccagaaatcaagaaaaacacCTCAGAAATCCAGAAACACAAAGAGGAACTCTGCAGTAGATCCAGAACCACAAGTAAAATTGGAGGATGTCCTCCCCCTGGCCTTTACTCGCCTCCATGAACCTAAAGAAGCTTCCTACAGTCTCATCAGGAAATATGTTTCTCAGTATTATCCTAAGTTAAGAGTGGACATCAGGCCTCAGTTGTTGAAGAATGCTCTGCAGAGAGCAGTAGTGAGAGGACAGTTAGAACAAATAACTGGCAAAGGTGCTTCGGGGACATTccagctgaagaaatcaggggagaaaccCCTGCTTGGTGGAAGCCTGATGGAATATGCAATCTTGTCTGCCATCGCTGCCATGAATGAGCCGAAGACCTGCTCCAATACTGCTCTGAAGAAGTATGTCCTGGAGAACGACCCAGGGACCAATTCTAACTATCAGATGCATTTACTGAAGAAAACTGTACAGAAACGTGAAAAGAATGGGTGGATGGAGCAGATCTCTGGTAAAGGATTCAGTGACACATTCTAACTCTGTTTTCCATATTACCTCAGCCCAGGAGTTCTGTTTCCAAAGAAAGAGCCAGATGATTCTAAAGACGaggatgaagatgaagatgaatcATCAGAAGACGACTCTGAGGATGAAGAGCCACCTCCTAAGAGAAGTTTGCAGAAGGAAACCCCAGCCAAGTCCCCAGGGAAGGCTGCatccatgaagcagagagagtccaAGCCTACACCTGCCCAGAGGGGAAAAGCTAGGCCCCTGCCCAAGAAAGTCCCTCCTAAAGCCAAAACTCCTGCCAAGAAAGCCAGACCCTCACCCTCGGTCATCAAGAAACCTAGTGGTACCCCCTCGAAGAAGCCTGAAGCCAATTCAAGAAAGGAAGTGAAATCGCCTGGCAAGGGTAAATCCACCATGAAGAAGTCTTTCAaagcaaaaaagtaa